The nucleotide window AGTAAGAAGAAACAGGGGACttataagccaaaaaaaaagacTAGCTAGAATTTCCCCTCTACCACAGAGGACTTCAGGATGAAATGGAGCAATCAGATGTCTACAAaattttgacagaaaaaaaatacaaacctcAAAACTCAGCAAGCTGTTATTTACATGAGAAGTCAGCAGAAGGACATTCTAAATGTGCAGAAAGGATTAATGTATGAAATGCACTTGACAACATAACCAAACCAAGTAAGAGATATTGTCCtggatcaaaaatttaaataaaaccttaaaacCTTTTCTTATCTTGTagtggaaatatattttctttcccatgACCCAACAGCCAGAAACTGTCTGTAATggagaaacatgaaaaatatttgcaaggcaAACACgaataacacaaaaatataattacaaatataacaaaaatacctaatATCCTATTATGTAAGGAAGTTTTAACGTCTATACGAAAAGATATCCAACTGAAAAATGGGCCAAGTACATGAAAAAGCAACTCGTAGTTGAATTCCAAATGTGTGAGTGTGTTGGTGTATAAATGTCCTTACTAGTAATGAAAAAGTGcaaatttaaataagaatgtgATGTTGCTTTTTACCTACCATATTGGTAAAAGTGAGAAAGGTAGACATGTCCAGTGTTCCGACAGCCATGTGACTGGCAGGCAGCTGAGCACTACATGTGGAGATTTTAAATGAGTGCACCTGTTGACCAGCTTCCCTGCTTCTAGCATTTTATCATTACTAAACAATCAGACCAATGTATAGTAGTGTGCATTGTAGCAATCTTCCCTTTAACTGTGTTGTGAATGACCTAAATGCCCAGTAATAGAGGAGGGTTTGACCACGTGTGATATATCCATTCAACTGAATACTGTACCAACGTTCAGCACAATGGTATAGTTCACCATTCTTTGACATGGAAAGATAGCTGTACCTATTCTGGAACTGAAAAGGCAGATGTCAGAACAAGAATTATGTGATCACATTTATataaaggggtgtgtgtgtgtgtgtgtgtgtgtgtgtgtgtgtactcctACTGCGTCACACAAACAACTGAACACGTGGAGGGTGGTTACTTACAGGGAGTGAGATGAGGGTTACGTTTTTGCTTCTTTGTCCTTGCTTTGTGTAAATTTTCtaaatgtctgatttttaaatttatggtaaGATAAATGAACACACATGTCTTTATGTAAGGAAAAGAAACCACTTTAAAAAGTGTATGCCCGCAAGGGTTGATTTTCAACCAACACGGTAGCGTTCCTGTGAAGTTTGCCTTGATGTGCGACACATCAGTGTTGTGGAGAGGACCAAAGACCACACACATGGGCTGGGtcaccaaggcccagagaaggctGGGAGAGAATGCAGTGCACCAGTGCACCAATTCTGAGCTGCAGGTCTTGCTTCTTAAAGACCATAAAAGAATCTTACCCCATAATTCTTTATGTACCTGGAGGGTTTCCATCATGGTGGCAGGGAGCTGGATTCTAGCTAATGTCATCTTTTGGCAATGACCATAATTCACTTTGATAATTACTAACCTGCTTGCCCAGGGATGCGTGAAGTCCCATCGTGGACAAGAGAACAAGAGGTACAAGCCCCCTGAAGGCTGTCTTCTCCAGCAAAACATAGCACTTTTACTGTTGTAGACGGAAATATACCAGCTCTCTGGTATTTACAGAACAGCACTTGGCAATATTATGTCAGTGCTTACCAAGTGCACAGGAAGCTCCtttataatttcagaattttcagCTTGAACTGGTCCAGGCATTTTCTAATTGCTCCTTTGTTCTCTCACATGGGAATACATTTCACCATGGGAAATATAGCTTGGAAATTTCTAATACATCTTCATTTCTCCTCACTGTgtcctttttgccttttctatttacttactctctccccatccctcttGTACCCCAAGTGCAGCCAGTTTTTAACCAGCCTGTGCCACCCAGGATGCCTGAACACTCCAGTGACAGGAGGGCTTCCGACGCTGAGGTGGGGACATGCTGAAcctctggagccagattgccgGACTCCCCACTTGGTCCTACTGCTCACAGGCAACGTGGCTTTGGGCAGGTAACTTCACCTCTCTGCACCTGATGACTTGTCTGGGAGATGGGGCTAATGAGCGCACCTGCCTTACAGGGATTTTTGTTGTCTTCTTAAGGGTGTCATGGGAATTGAATGAGCTCATAGGTAAACTCTtcacccagtgcctggcacatagtaggactCTAACAAATCAACTATTCCTGTGGCTTCCACAGCCTAGGAGCTGTGTGTGGCTCACAGCAAACACCCTTAGCATGTTGTAGAATCCAGCATGCATCAACACATTGATTAGCGTTATGATTTTGAAATAGCGTACCAACCAATGTTgcattatccttttttaaaaaacaatgtcaGGAGTTTTGATGCAAGAGTGATGGGTGATGGGTCTTTCTGGGGGGAATGAGAGGACATTGGTCAGCACAGCTTTGGGGAATAGGTTCCCAAACAGCTCCCCACATTACGCAGGGCAACAGGCAGTCTCTCTGCTGTCATCGTTGTTACTGGCAGCATTTCTGtgtttaaagattttaaaaggcaaCAAATTTCCAAGACAAAACAACAATCCATGTATAAGTATATTCGGAATTGGAAAAGGGAGACAACAATTACATCTCAAGGGCTCTGGTGACATTTGCTCCTGGTACCAGTTAATCAATTGATTCATACAGCTGTTCCACTAATCTTAACTTTGGTTAATTTCACAAGAATCTCGTAGAAATGGAAATAGCACATCCCCCCAAAAATAGGTCCTGCTAAGTCATTTGTGAAAACCATACTCAAAGGGAAAAATTCTGCAGtatacagaaagggaaaaaaatcacagtactGTCATGACTACAAACACGCTCACACATTCTGGCCAATTTAAGATGAAAGCAAATGTGTCCATTCCGTTTTGGGAAAGTTACTCAGTGACCACATAAATAGTTTTTTCTCTCACAAGTGGAAGTTTAAGACaggtttacattttttaaaaaaccccatTTACGCTGTACCAGTGAGGAGAGGAAAGATACTAGAGAGCTGAGAGCACACCAACACCCAATGATACAGACACAACTGACTTTGAGCACATCAGTCACACTCTACACCGTTTGAGATTAATTCCCAGAGTCCTTTGCACACTTATTCACGATTTTGCTCTTCGAAAGGAAGTTTTTTTCGCCCCTGTGCCAACTCCATTGCGAAAGGATCTTTTCGTAAATGTCTTCTCCAAAACTGGCTTTAGGAAAGCTAGTCCCTCTCTCCTGTCCAGCCTGGTTGGGCAGCTGTTCAGCAGGATGAGGAAGAAATCAGATTTTCCAGACACCTGGCAATTCAgatgggggaggagaaagagaattcagcattagggttaaaagtttatttcaacAATAACAATTTTCAAAATCTTAGGACAATCAACCCAATATATCCGATCTTCTTAAGAGCGTAAATTTTGCTAAAACACAATATATATTCTATCtagatatgaaataatatttgccCACTTGTCCAGTTTTTACACTACTTATGTAATAGCTGCTATTCAGTATTTATACTATGCACTATACATGGTTATcttgttgctattattttgtaAAGAGTATTTCAAGTGGCACTAATTAGTCCTgggaatagttttttaaattcacttagaAAACAACCCACGATGATCAGACTCCAGGCTTCAGTCGGAACCCCTTTCCTTCTGGGGCCCGTCCTGGTTCATCTGCTAAGGTTCTCCTTAGGAATGTCTTGTTCCTTGAACACCGCTGCCTTCATCTTTTGACTTTGGTTCAGTTCCTCACCGAGGACTCAAGGCCTGGGTACCGTAGGATAGTATAGGGGCTCAGTGGCAGAAGAAACAGGTCTGGAGTGTTAGAGTTCAAACTGGCCTTCAAGAACCTGCAGTTCAACCCCATATTTTGCAGCTGAAGAAACCAAGAGCAAAAGGGTATGTCCCAAGGAACagggctggcaagtccaaaaggCACCTCTGACCCAGGACTTGGATAGGAATTGTCAACACTTGCCATGTTTTCTCTCCTGCATGGTTTCAGAAGAATTGTAACACACTAACAAGGTGCTAATACAAATTTCACCAACAATAAAAGCAAAGATTCGTCGATGACCTTTGTGCTACATGCTTTAGGGGCATCCCCTTATTTTATTCCTGAAAAAAGCTCTAGgaagtaggtactgttatttCCTCAGTATTAAATGGGGAAATTAAATGGCTTGTAGGTAAAGCCATTCAAGCCGCAGCATCTGACTCCAAGCCCAGCCTTCTCGACTGTTCAGAACTGTacaagaggaagaggaggtggatgcttttattataaatagacgtactacaaagtaaaaatttacatttttctatcttGATGCAAGAGAACACGTTTGGTCTCGGGTTACTGTACTTGGAAGTTGAAATGGGGCCCGAGTGCACAAAATGTTCCTTCTCTCCCACAGCCGGGTGGGTTACAGGAGAGTCAGAGCTCCCCAGCCAAATCATTCCCACTGAACTCCGGGCTTTCTCCACCCCACTTTTTGATCTGGGAATAGTCAAAGAGAGTTTCAGAAATATTGGTCATGAGAAAACCAATCAAAACTTTTAGTTGAACATTTCCCTGTGTTAACAGAGGAAATCTGAGCGCTATACAGAGAATGTCTTCTATTTTAAATCCCCAGAGGGAGGGGCCCATGAGTCActgcaggaagggaaggaatcCAGTTCTTTCCAGAAATACTCATGATGCCACCTTTATGCTGCAAAGAAATGTATCAGTTCTGGTTATCAGATTCCTAAAACACCCCTAAACATCCCTAAAAAGATACTGATGCCCTTTGCGGATCACTGAAGGCAGCCCTTGCCAGGGCAGGCTCGGTATCAGAATAATGCCGTGTGtttgcctgggtgacagactttATGAGGGTCACAACAAATATTATAAGATCCTATGCGTCATTTGTCTGCATAATCATTCACCTTAAGCAATCAAGTTGGCACGAATACTGTTCACACCGTTAACAACACGACCGGGTAATCGCAGGAACAAAATTGCCACGTGTGTGAAAATAGAAATACGGAAAACATGGTGAAAGGAGAAACATTTCATTTATGGGCAAGGTGGTTTCCTAAGTATTTCAGAATAAAGTAAATTCTCAGTTTAAGAAGAAAGAGCTGCAGACAGTGTCTCCGACAGCAGTGTCATGAGTAAACCTCtggggaagaacagaaagtcatTAGGAAGGCTCTTGAGAAAATACACCAATTTGTGGATTGTGACTCATCAACTTGGCCAATGTGGTGTCGTATAGAATCAATGACTCAACTGGCGTTGAATGCTCATAGGAGCAaaacaggagagaaaggaagCTATATTAAGTAAACAAGAGATAGAAAAATGACAGACGAGAAGATTAGTGAGAAGACCAATAATATAAATAACTAGATCATTATGTTTGGACATATACTTATCATTTAGGATTTATGTGGCATCTCTTTATCCTAAAAGGAGTTTCATAGATTACATTGATTTTAGTAATTACAGTGTGACGGGttaaattttagtgaaaaaaagttaaagttcAAAACATCATCGGtgacaaatgatattttaaaactttaaaatagtgacataaaaacaactgaaatatcatatagaaataacattaaatattctgaagaaagacatttattttctgaatgtcTGGAACAGTTCAATGAACAAGGAAGCTCCATCAGTactattgaataaatatatgaattaatatttcatgagatattttactgAGACCTAATGTTGTGTCTATATTCTGCATCTGAAAAAAGTCCCTATTATTGTAAAATTGGGAAATtcagtgtttttgaaaaatatcattgtatttttaatatcatttcagTGGTTAAATGTTCATTTTGATTACAAATGAATGCATATATAGAACAAATAATTTGTCATGGgcaaaatacttaacattttacaTTGAAATGAATATTTCCCTATGCAGGATCCAACCTCTGAATTATTCAAAACAAAGTTTGATATAGTCTACTAttacttatttttacataaatatttccttttactaATTTCTTCAATCTGCTTATACTTTTGCATTGAGAACTCTACTAATAAAGGAAATTACTTTTCTATCACATATTTCTTGAGATTATTTTGGATTTACGTACCCTACAATTCTAGTCATCTATTCAAGCATCAACAGTGGAGGCCAAACACTCACCTTAGAAGATGCGACAGGATAACACCAAAGCACGGCCATGGTGGACAGCGACAGAACTAAGATAAGGTTGATTTTTAATGAGctgcagaatggaaaaaaaataacacaaagattTAGTCTCATCTAGGCAAGCATAAgtaaaaaagcatataaaaattcaacatttttctttGCGAAAAAGTCAGCCTTTTACCTATTCATTTTGGGTGTCCCCAAATCTGCACAGATAGGTGGTTTTATTGCCAAATTCCTCACACTGTCAGAATCCTCCTTGGGTGGCCCTTTTATACCAGAAAAGTTCTGGAGTAAAAATGTCATCATGTCCCATCCTATGTGACTAATTGGTCTGGCTGTGGCCTTTTGTTCTTGTTAAGTATGAAAAGGACAATAGCATATAGGCATTGTCACGGAGCTACCAGCTATTGACTTCATTTAAAGTTTGCCATTAAGAATGTCCTTCAAAAGCATTGTCTTCTGGGCTGCATCGTTGTGACATAGATGGCCAGAGGTCTCAAAACGAAACAAAAGTTTTCTTTCAGCTTAGCGTTTAAACCcttaagaaaaatgacattatttccttGAGTGTCCCAGACATCTTGTTTCAGAGACTAACACAAAAGAAATCCCTACCAGAATAAAAAGCATCTACCCAACAATGTAGgcagattattttaatttgctgCATAGGATTTCCTTGCTTTAGGACTTCAGCAGttaaagtaggaaaataaatgtcACCCCCTGTCCACTAGTCATCCCAATGAAGGAAGGACATTGTGTCTACCCCCTTTCCATGTGTGCTGCCAACGCCCCAGGCCCAGCGTTCTGGGAgagcctgcctcggcctcctttCCCCGCAAGGGCGTGGGATTTCTCTGGGAAGCCTTCGCTGTCCTTGCACTTCAATGGGCATCTGCATTAATAAATTGATCCAGGAGCACTAAGTGTGAACAGATGTTGCTGAGGCTTACAGTGGAGGAAAATACCAAGGGAGGTGCTTCATGCTTGGATAACTCATGCTTTTGAGACGGTGCCAGCATGTTTTAATACAAAGCAACCGAGGATAATCCTTGCCTCCTCAAGGTCAGCACCTTTTGGAGGACAAAGCGGCCCTGTGTCTGGGGCATTGGCTGCCTACCTGTCAGAGCtgcattcctttcttttgggAACTGCCATTCACATGATTTCCATGCAGTTCTCAATCACACAGTCACAGTTTTTCTATCACAAAGAAAAGCAGGTGACCCAGATGCTCAAGAGAACCCAGATCATAGGGTTAGTGCCAGGCTAGGGGCTGGGGCAAGTGCTCCAAACACCTTTGGTCAGAGTTCTTTGGGGACATCCTGTGGCCATTAGGAGACAAAGGGCCTTAAGAACACTAGGGACTGAACACATATGTGCGTTTGGTTTCTCCCTAAATCCAgctaaaataaaaccaaaaaggatGAAAATGGAGATGACAGCAACAATATTTTAAGTGATGAACAATTGACTAAGTAGACCTGAGAAAGGTACTTATTAAAAGACCCTCAACAGACTCAAGTTTTCATGAAACCAGTTGATTTTTTACTGCATGTGGTCAAGGTAACACCAAAAAGAAGGACTAAGTGGAGGTTTGTTTAAGAATCAGCTCAATCAACACCACATCCCTTCTCCCATTCCCGTTCCCAGACACCATCCACTTGCTGGACTTGGCAGAAGATCACAGGTTTATCCTAAGGAGAGGGTGACACACAGGTCTCCTGCTGAGAGACTCTGGCATGGAGGAGTAAGAGGTTCCCTTCTAAAAGCAAAGGCTGAACAAGTATTCAACTCTGTGCCAAGAGCCACTGGTCTCTTCCTCGACAGCACCCTCAGCACACCGCCAAATGGTCTTTGCCCTCAAGACAAGGGAATGGAAGATCCTTCTCTGATGAACCCAAGGGGAAATACCTAGAGATACAGACACCAGGTTTTCCTAATAAAACCATTTCTGCCACCTACAATCCACTAAAGTCCACAGCTGACAATTCCCAACAACACAAACTCCTTCCACAGACTTTCTAGACTTTCTAGTGCCCCACTCTTAAATGTAAACACACAACCCACAGACACAGCTGAAATGAATGAAGGATACTTGTAAAGTCATAACCCAGTAAGAACAAAGAAGGTGTGAGAGAAGTCTACAGCAACAATAATTTATCAGGAAAAATAGAGaccaaaacaaacagaataaaaaataacttgaaggaaataagagaaaatgcaggagaagaaaactaaaaaaaaaaaccctaatattCTCAGAGATAAAAGAGAAGATATTGtatctataaaacaagaaaagaaagctatGAAAGGGAAACACTTGAGGATTTATAAAAAGCTCATGAAAATTGAAACTATAAATAAACTCAGTAGAAGGATTAAAAGATAAGGTTAAATAAATCTCCCAGAcattagagaaaaaaagacagaagagaaagattaaggtaataaaagaataagaatagtCTTGCAGATTCAGCATAGAAACAATAGGAATTCtagaaaagagaatagaaaaaaaggggggggaagaATCATCCATAAAGATTTAAGAACATTTTGCACAACAGAAGGTTATGAGTTTCCAGATGGAAAGGATTTACCACGTGTCCAGCTCAATAGATAAAATTCAACCCATTCCAAGGTCACCATCATGAAATTCAGCAAATTGGATCCTACCAGCTTCCAGATGTCCTGCAAAGTCTCAGAAGTTAGAAGTACTTTGGACTTCTCAAAAATAACACTGGGAGGTTAGAAGACAATGGAACAATGCCTTCAAAATCCTGGAGAAAAAATTGCTTTCAATCTAGAATTTATTGCCAACAATTCAGAAATAACCAGAATTTATTGCTCTCTGTAAGTAAGACTATaattgacattttcaaatatgtgaaATCGCAAAATTGTACTTCCCACCAActctttctcaggaagctactACAGGATGTGCTCCACCAAAACAAGTATATAAACCTATAGAGTGGAAAATGTGAGATACACATAACAGGTGATGAATATAGGAGACAAACGAAGAAAAATTTCAGGATGACAATAAAGAAAGATCTGCAATGAGATCTGTACCAGCCCTGGAGGGCAACAAATCAGACTGATGTGGGTTGAAGGCTCTGAGACTTCTGCAAGGGGGTAAAAGTCACAGAATGCCTGAATGTTGTGAGAAGAGAATTAGGCAATTGGAGAACTGGGGATTGAATGACATTtctgtagagaaaagaaaagagggccACATATTCGCTCTGATGAAAACAATGCTATGTAGGAAAGAAATGTAATCACAGTAACTACTTGACTCAGCTGGGAGTGACATTTACACAGTTATAATGGCGTAATTATTGAATAATGATCTAGCCAGAAGAGTAATTGAACTACAGTGGGAGCTGGGTGCA belongs to Lemur catta isolate mLemCat1 chromosome 14, mLemCat1.pri, whole genome shotgun sequence and includes:
- the NPS gene encoding neuropeptide S: MNSSLKINLILVLSLSTMAVLWCYPVASSKVSGKSDFFLILLNSCPTRLDRREGLAFLKPVLEKTFTKRSFRNGVGTGAKKTSFRRAKS